From Lysinibacillus sp. SGAir0095, the proteins below share one genomic window:
- a CDS encoding GNAT family N-acetyltransferase: MELYQATLEDLEGTSHLFNLYRMFYNQESDLERARAYIKERIESKTSVIFIVKDKGKLIGFTQLYPTFSSISMKRAWILNDLYVDAGARKQGVGEMLLNKAKEFAIETGAKCLSLSTAQDNVSAQKLYEKNSYKKDSEFYHYELNLTDQKM, encoded by the coding sequence ATGGAACTATATCAAGCTACACTCGAAGATTTAGAAGGTACTTCACATCTATTTAACCTGTATCGCATGTTTTACAATCAAGAATCAGACTTGGAACGGGCTAGAGCTTACATAAAAGAACGTATAGAGAGCAAGACTTCAGTCATATTTATCGTAAAAGATAAAGGCAAGTTGATTGGTTTTACTCAACTGTATCCAACATTTTCATCTATCTCGATGAAAAGAGCGTGGATACTAAATGATCTATATGTAGATGCAGGAGCAAGAAAACAAGGAGTAGGAGAGATGCTCTTAAATAAAGCTAAAGAATTTGCTATTGAAACAGGGGCTAAATGTCTTAGCCTTAGTACAGCACAGGACAATGTTTCTGCTCAAAAATTATATGAAAAAAATAGTTATAAAAAGGATTCGGAATTCTACCATTATGAATTGAATTTAACGGATCAAAAAATGTAA
- a CDS encoding NUDIX hydrolase, which yields MGYIMDIRKLVGSRPLIMAGACVILIDEENRLLLQLRQDNNCWGLAGGSLELGESFEQVAKRELFEETGLVANALELLNVYSGERFYYKYPHGDEVYNVVAAYICKDYQGKLRLEESEVQELKFFKLDELPPNISPPDLPIIIEYINRANHMQCSKKDC from the coding sequence ATGGGTTACATTATGGATATAAGAAAATTAGTTGGAAGCCGTCCTCTTATAATGGCCGGCGCTTGTGTCATTTTAATAGATGAAGAAAATAGACTTTTATTGCAGCTTCGTCAGGATAATAATTGCTGGGGATTAGCTGGTGGCTCATTAGAATTAGGAGAGTCTTTCGAACAGGTGGCTAAAAGAGAATTGTTTGAAGAAACAGGTCTAGTTGCAAATGCTTTAGAGCTATTGAATGTGTACTCCGGAGAACGATTCTATTATAAATACCCTCATGGCGATGAAGTATATAACGTTGTAGCAGCTTACATATGCAAGGATTATCAAGGTAAGTTAAGATTGGAAGAAAGTGAAGTCCAAGAATTAAAATTCTTTAAATTGGATGAACTCCCACCCAATATTAGTCCACCTGATTTACCAATCATTATTGAATATATTAATAGAGCAAATCATATGCAGTGCTCCAAGAAGGATTGTTGA
- a CDS encoding GyrI-like domain-containing protein has protein sequence MNIEFTELEDYEVAYIRRTGSYFEVQEHWGRLIDWAMTNGLFPPHQSFIGISLDNPDLVEPNQCRHDACVTIPESFEKEKHPDVQFRKLDGGLYALHSFYDTPEKLNGVYQYMFGQWLPHSEYESDNNRFPLEFNMNNLAEDPEGKCKVDLYVPIKKKIYIK, from the coding sequence ATGAACATTGAATTTACAGAATTAGAGGATTATGAGGTAGCTTATATTAGACGAACTGGAAGTTACTTTGAAGTGCAAGAACATTGGGGAAGGTTGATCGATTGGGCAATGACGAATGGACTTTTTCCACCTCACCAATCCTTTATAGGCATATCCTTAGACAATCCGGATCTAGTTGAACCAAATCAATGTCGCCATGATGCATGTGTCACAATTCCTGAAAGTTTTGAAAAAGAGAAGCATCCGGATGTTCAATTCAGGAAATTGGATGGTGGTCTGTACGCATTACATTCATTTTACGATACGCCTGAAAAGCTGAATGGTGTTTACCAATATATGTTTGGTCAATGGTTACCCCATAGTGAATATGAGTCAGATAACAATAGATTTCCCCTTGAATTTAATATGAATAACCTTGCCGAAGATCCGGAAGGGAAATGTAAGGTGGATTTATATGTACCTATTAAAAAGAAAATCTATATTAAGTAG